The following coding sequences lie in one Ostrea edulis chromosome 8, xbOstEdul1.1, whole genome shotgun sequence genomic window:
- the LOC130049807 gene encoding uncharacterized protein LOC130049807, whose translation MDTLGLSTQLKVRQCSQCQGDTEFYCNTCKRDLCLQCKEKHVIDLHTKNHDVVIYREKFNYIPRQEICVRHPDRFYEMFCQSCELSVCFRCLEHRKHQILDIRTAYQTKRQQHREIIDNIRSETLYNCRVLLAGIQTDIQTCPPQICHRQSQMSNKAQRLKDLIDTAVCDVKTRYRGLLIDRIQQEKRKMNRHLTHIQNYEDRYEQSANRAVQFLLFIKTSRVPQIKDTPNLPQHLLLSLTEGFNMEDVSQLLRGLPEIQMTTGKQQVGIDECVKLMSTPVLHTSVCVTGVSCVYHISRVMSDRVWVSDYDNLILTETTGDTIHRVTDITPWSTRVHTVNSSGELIYIDRKLNINKLSVDNQTVTTQIEYTSPWLPRCVYCSPSTGDLMVGMYNHETGKVTRYNSSGQHILTIQHHNKRHTLYSNPLYITENNNGDIIVSDWLRGAVVVTEHGGRHRFSYTGPPSGSSLHQYGICTDALSHILVCDYYTDTVQMIDKDGHFLSLLLTRQHGINRPRSLNYDDKTHLLWVGSYLTNTVSVYRYLQRRYSLTDNPDRDEGITEASSDEDIEENREELKSGDLAESGSSGDNCAEENDDDKKSEESDEDTPESDEDTPESRCPWCLNIFNCQN comes from the exons ATGGACACACTAGGACTCAGCACTCAGCTAAAAGTACGACAATGTTCTCAATGTCAGGGGGACACTGAGTTTTACTGTAACACATGTAAACGTGATCTGTGTTTACAGTGTAAAGAGAAACATGTCATTGATCTACATACCAAAAACCATGATGTTGTGATTTACCGTGAGAAGTTTAACTACATCCCCAGACAAGAGATCTGTGTCAGACATCCAGACAGGTTCTATGAAATGTTCTGTCAGTCGTGTGAACTTTCTGTCTGTTTCCGATGTTTAGAGCACCGAAAACACCAAATACTGGACATTAGAACAGCCTATCAAACAAAGCGACAACAACACCGAGAAATCATTGACAACATCAGAAGTGAGACTCTTTATAACTGTCGTGTTCTCCTGGCAGGAATCCAAACTGATATCCAAACTTGTCCCCCACAAATCTGTCACCGTCAATCACAGATGTCAAACAAAGCCCAGAGACTGAAGGATCTGATTGACACTGCGGTATGTGATGTGAAAACAAGATACCGAGGTTTATTGATTGATAGAATACAACAAGAGAAGAGAAAAATGAACAGACACCTCACCCACATACAGAACTATGAAGACAGATATGAACAATCAGCAAACAGAGCGGTACAATTCCTCTTGTTTATAAAGACCAGTCGTGTCCCCCAGATAAAGGACACCCCTAATCTTCCACAACACCTGCTGCTGTCCCTGACTGAGGGATTCAACATGGAGGATGTCAGTCAGTTATTGAGGGGACTCCCAGAAATCCAAATGACAACAGGAAAACAACAAGTAGGAATAGACGAATGTGTGAAACTGATGTCCACACCTGTATTACACACGTCTGTCTGTGTGACAGGTGTTAGTTGTGTGTATCACATATCTCGTGTGATGTCAGACCGGGTCTGGGTCTCTGATTATGACAATCTCATCTTGACAGAGACAACAGGAGACACTATACACCGTGTGACAGATATAACACCATGGTCTACAAGAGTACACACAGTGAACAGTTCTGGTGAACTGATTTATATAGACAGGAAACTTAACATCAACAAACTGTCTGTGGACAATCAAACAGTCACCACACAGATAGAGTATACATCGCCATGGTTACCACGGTGTGTGTACTGCTCCCCGTCCACTGGAGATCTGATGGTCGGGATGTATAACCATGAAACAGGCAAGGTAACCCGGTACAACAGTAGTGGTCAACACATCCTGACCATACAACACCACAACAAACGTCACACACTGTATAGTAATCCTCTCTATATCACAGAGAACAATAACGGTGATATTATTGTGTCTGACTGGTTACGTGGTGCTGTAGTGGTGACAGAGCACGGGGGGAGACATCGATTCTCCTACACAGGACCTCCATCAGGATCATCACTACATCAATACGGAATCTGTACAGACGCGCTGTCACACATCCTGGTGTGTGATTATTACACCGACACAGTACAGATGATTGACAAGGACGGTCACTTCCTGTCTCTGTTACTGACACGACAACACGGGATAAACAGACCACGCAGCCtgaactatgatgataaaactCACCTTCTCTGGGTCGGATCATACCTCACCAACACAGTGTCTGTATATAGATATCTACAGAGgaggtactctctgactg ATAATCCAGACAGAGACGAGGGGATCACGGAAGCTTCAAGTGATGAGGATATTGAAGAAAACCGTGAGGAACTGAAGTCTGGGGATCTTGCTGAATCAGGGAGCAGTGGAGATAATTGTGCAGAGGAAAATGACGATGATAAGAAATCAGAGGAATCTGATGAGGACACTCCTGAATCTGACGAGGACACTCCTGAATCCCGCTGTCCGTGGTGTCTCAACATTTTCAATTGTCAAAATTAA